From a region of the Helianthus annuus cultivar XRQ/B chromosome 5, HanXRQr2.0-SUNRISE, whole genome shotgun sequence genome:
- the LOC118492111 gene encoding uncharacterized protein LOC118492111 yields MDSGASRHMTGMLALLYDVKSINGSYVGFAGNQGGRIVGQGTLTNGVISFEKVNYIVELENNLLSISQICDKSFSGSSVIFDPLHNSCCDLDVKKNTQLAKFSSILEFMGRIPIQKALTDQRPLYKSHIKRFWKHSKYDEENKAIHPIVKVHNEKKEIVVTEALIREVVNFPDDAESPTKFPERRV; encoded by the exons ATGGACAGTggagcatcgagacatatgacagggatgCTAGCTCTTCTTTACGACGTCAAATCAATAAATGGAAGTTATGTGGGTTTCGCCGGAAATCAAGGCGGGAGAATTGTTGGACAGGGAACGTTGACGAATGGTGTCATCTCATTCGAGAAAGTGAACTATATCGTAGAGTTGGAAAACAATTTACTTAGTATTTCGCAAATATGTGATAAATCTTTCAGT GGTTCAAGTGTAATTTTTGATCCacttcacaacagctgttgtgacttGGATGTGAAGAAAAATACACAGTTGGCAAAGTTCAGCAGTATCTTGGAGTTCATGGGTAGAATCCCTATTCAAAAAGCTTTGACTGATCAACGTCCATTGTACAAGTCACACATTAAACGTTTCTGGAAGCATTCAAAGTATGATGAGGAAAACAAAGCAATTCATCCAATTGTGAAGGTGCATAATGAAAAGAAGGAAATTGTTGTTACTGAGGCACTCATTCGTGAGGTTGTGAATTTTCCGGACGATGCAGAGTCACCAACAAAGTTTCCAGAACGGAGGGTTTAG